A window of the Bacillus sp. A301a_S52 genome harbors these coding sequences:
- the solA gene encoding N-methyl-L-tryptophan oxidase, with the protein MKHYDVIIVGAGSIGMAAGYFLSKEGKRVLLLDAHDPPHTMGSHGGETRLIRHAYGEGRAYTPLALKSQQLWDDLQEQTELPIFQKTGVLSFGPVDTPFLKEALESAKAHHLQAEKLTEAEMKRRWAGLQFPEEGPYIGCYEPDAGVLFVENCIQTYRDLALQEGAELLTETPVKDVTMRDEQVSIQTSKTSYIADDVIICAGAWNRKLLQGVDLMLPLQPKRQVVGWFEANDQLFGSCEGFPGFSAHTSSGIFYGFPSIDGSGVKVGCHDFGQVTEPDEVVREFGVYDEDEDVLSQFLKTWMPEAGGHLKKGLTCLYTMTPDEHFIIDTHPNSNRILIAAGFSGHGFKFASGIGHELTQHILKGKTEMDLSLFKLNRQALTT; encoded by the coding sequence ATGAAACATTATGACGTCATTATTGTAGGAGCAGGATCGATAGGAATGGCGGCAGGCTATTTTTTAAGTAAAGAAGGAAAACGTGTTCTGCTACTTGATGCGCATGATCCGCCTCATACGATGGGAAGTCACGGTGGAGAAACACGGTTAATTCGTCATGCTTATGGGGAAGGGAGAGCATATACGCCACTTGCATTGAAATCTCAACAGCTTTGGGATGATCTCCAAGAGCAGACAGAGCTGCCAATTTTTCAGAAAACAGGTGTACTTAGCTTTGGCCCAGTGGATACGCCATTTCTAAAAGAAGCATTAGAGAGTGCTAAAGCGCATCATTTACAAGCTGAAAAATTAACGGAAGCAGAGATGAAAAGGCGCTGGGCAGGTCTTCAATTTCCAGAAGAAGGGCCATATATCGGTTGCTATGAGCCTGACGCAGGCGTGTTATTTGTTGAAAATTGTATTCAAACTTACCGAGATTTAGCTTTACAGGAGGGAGCAGAGCTTCTAACTGAAACACCTGTGAAAGACGTTACGATGAGAGATGAGCAAGTATCTATTCAAACTAGCAAAACCTCTTATATAGCTGATGACGTGATAATCTGTGCAGGAGCTTGGAATAGAAAGCTACTCCAAGGCGTTGATCTTATGCTCCCACTGCAACCGAAAAGGCAGGTCGTGGGATGGTTTGAAGCCAATGATCAATTGTTTGGAAGTTGTGAAGGGTTTCCAGGTTTTTCAGCCCACACCTCTTCTGGTATTTTTTATGGTTTTCCTAGCATAGACGGAAGCGGAGTTAAGGTCGGCTGCCACGATTTTGGCCAAGTGACAGAGCCAGATGAGGTGGTTAGAGAATTTGGGGTGTATGATGAAGATGAAGATGTTCTTTCCCAGTTTTTAAAAACGTGGATGCCGGAAGCGGGAGGACATTTGAAAAAAGGACTTACGTGCTTGTACACAATGACACCTGATGAACATTTTATTATCGATACACATCCAAATAGTAATCGTATCTTGATAGCAGCAGGGTTTTCAGGTCATGGCTTTAAATTTGCGAGCGGGATTGGCCATGAGCTAACGCAACACATCTTAAAAGGCAAGACAGAAATGGATCTCTCACTATTCAAATTAAACCGCCAAGCTTTAACAACTTGA
- a CDS encoding DeoR/GlpR transcriptional regulator: MRSSITPSRESKADKRHGQILRQLQEKEKVRVSELSEQLDVTEETIRRDLEILEEQKQLIRVRGGAIPRQVEGFETPSLEREKKFLDEKKAMAKEAVKLVNEGEIIALDASTTSLQLAKALEDKPLTVITNSIHASIELAKKKAITVMLTGGYLRQESMSLVGFSSDKMINDYHIDTFFMSCTAVDSEWGVSDSHEMQAQTKKRIAELSEKIVLLVDHSKLEQKSLVRWLPLENIHTLITSASPSHQDLTPYKLKNLHTISVSKN, encoded by the coding sequence ATGCGATCTTCAATAACCCCATCTAGGGAATCAAAGGCCGATAAACGGCACGGCCAAATACTTCGTCAATTACAAGAAAAAGAAAAAGTGAGAGTTTCCGAGTTAAGTGAACAACTGGATGTAACGGAAGAAACAATTAGACGTGACTTAGAAATACTTGAAGAGCAGAAACAGTTAATTCGTGTACGAGGCGGTGCCATACCTAGACAAGTAGAAGGATTTGAAACACCTTCTCTTGAGCGAGAAAAGAAGTTTTTAGATGAGAAAAAAGCGATGGCAAAAGAGGCTGTTAAGTTAGTAAATGAGGGTGAAATTATTGCGTTAGATGCCAGTACAACCAGTTTGCAGTTGGCAAAGGCCCTAGAAGATAAGCCCTTAACGGTCATTACCAACTCTATTCATGCCTCCATTGAATTAGCAAAAAAGAAGGCCATTACGGTGATGTTAACCGGCGGATATTTACGGCAAGAATCCATGTCTCTCGTAGGTTTCTCGTCTGATAAAATGATTAATGACTATCATATTGACACCTTTTTCATGTCATGCACTGCTGTTGACAGTGAGTGGGGCGTGAGTGACAGTCATGAGATGCAGGCACAAACAAAAAAAAGGATTGCAGAACTATCGGAAAAAATCGTGTTACTAGTAGATCATAGCAAGCTCGAACAAAAATCTCTCGTCCGCTGGCTGCCTTTAGAAAATATTCATACGTTAATTACTTCTGCGAGCCCGTCACATCAAGACCTTACGCCTTATAAACTCAAAAACCTTCATACAATTAGCGTATCAAAAAACTAA
- a CDS encoding SDR family oxidoreductase yields the protein MEATEFSRKVVLITGAASGIGLAATKRFTQAGAHVCMLDINEQRLKEAKKGLHGTEILPIACDISDNCDVQAAIEKVTTLWGRLDIVFANAGIGGMMAPIEHMTVEEWKKTLDVDLTGCFLTVKHVIPWMKTHGGSIIMTSSVSGNRVYSQPGFSSYSTAKAGQTAFMKMAALELGQFGIRVNAVCPGSVDTNIKEHMRKHPEVDNISMQVAFPRGRQPLMQGSATADQVVDAVEFLASAKSGHITGTELYIDGGESLLQG from the coding sequence ATGGAAGCAACGGAATTTAGCAGAAAAGTTGTTCTCATAACTGGCGCTGCATCAGGTATTGGTTTGGCAGCGACCAAGAGATTTACTCAAGCTGGTGCTCATGTTTGTATGCTTGATATAAATGAACAAAGGCTAAAAGAAGCAAAGAAAGGCTTACATGGAACGGAGATATTGCCGATTGCCTGTGATATAAGTGATAACTGTGACGTTCAAGCTGCTATTGAGAAGGTGACAACATTATGGGGCAGGTTGGACATCGTTTTTGCCAATGCGGGTATTGGGGGGATGATGGCGCCTATTGAACACATGACTGTGGAGGAGTGGAAAAAAACATTAGATGTGGACTTGACTGGTTGTTTTTTAACGGTGAAGCATGTCATTCCATGGATGAAGACCCACGGGGGTTCTATTATTATGACGAGCTCTGTAAGCGGAAACAGAGTCTACTCACAACCAGGATTTAGTAGTTACAGTACAGCTAAGGCTGGACAGACGGCATTTATGAAAATGGCAGCCTTAGAATTAGGGCAGTTTGGCATTCGCGTGAATGCTGTTTGTCCAGGTAGTGTTGATACTAATATAAAGGAGCATATGCGAAAGCACCCTGAAGTAGATAATATTAGTATGCAAGTAGCGTTTCCACGGGGGCGCCAGCCGCTCATGCAAGGCAGCGCTACTGCTGATCAGGTGGTTGATGCTGTTGAGTTTTTAGCCTCTGCTAAATCAGGGCATATTACAGGTACGGAACTTTATATCGACGGTGGGGAATCCCTTTTACAAGGGTAA
- a CDS encoding NUDIX domain-containing protein — translation MSIRNSAKAIIVNSDRDKVLLTKNLDKEGFFYLCPGGGQEHGETLHEALKRECIEEVGYHVDIGELLHIREYIGKNHEHSTFDYDVHQIEYYFVCELKDNENNQIEPINPDSHQVGIEWVQVNDLLRYRLYPKEIRKYIVKHFNKEKAPVYLGDVN, via the coding sequence ATGAGCATCAGAAATTCAGCAAAAGCCATTATTGTTAATAGTGATAGAGATAAGGTGTTACTTACAAAAAATCTTGATAAGGAAGGTTTCTTTTATCTTTGCCCTGGTGGTGGACAAGAACATGGTGAAACACTTCATGAAGCTTTAAAAAGAGAATGTATTGAGGAGGTTGGATATCATGTAGACATTGGAGAGCTCCTACACATACGAGAGTATATAGGGAAGAACCATGAGCACTCAACATTTGATTATGATGTTCATCAAATTGAATACTATTTTGTTTGTGAACTGAAAGATAATGAAAATAACCAAATCGAGCCTATTAATCCTGATAGTCATCAAGTAGGAATAGAATGGGTACAAGTAAATGATTTGTTGCGATACAGACTTTATCCAAAAGAGATAAGAAAATATATTGTTAAACACTTTAATAAAGAAAAGGCTCCTGTTTATCTTGGAGATGTTAATTAA
- a CDS encoding phosphotransferase — protein sequence MNKTILAKGATTFNADVSSLQLIGGFSNNVFECIRNDERVILKFYPSSKYNKDAIMAELDWIKFLFISGVNVTEPLHSNNNKLLEVIQLDPEEECYVLAFEKAKGTFINTSNSGTWNKDIFYKLGQTLGKIHLLAKEYQPSDHTIKPNHWNTGVVFSEPIDYVSARVAAKWETFIHAIHQLPMDIGAYGMIHNDLHPKNFHLYNNDIILFDFGDCEYNWFVYDIAIVLYHAIQSLSEEESQKRKGFAVHFLKSFLQGYFQENNLDKYWLTKLPFFLNYRHIFSYIYFQRFLNEDQKNNKKIKQILNTMKERIESDIPYITLSYRDFT from the coding sequence GTGAACAAAACGATATTAGCTAAAGGGGCTACAACATTTAACGCTGATGTGTCATCATTACAATTAATCGGAGGATTTTCAAATAATGTGTTTGAATGTATTAGAAACGATGAAAGAGTTATATTGAAATTTTATCCCAGTTCAAAATACAATAAAGACGCCATTATGGCGGAGTTGGATTGGATAAAATTTCTATTTATCTCAGGTGTTAACGTCACTGAACCACTCCATTCTAATAATAATAAACTTTTAGAGGTTATTCAGTTAGATCCTGAAGAAGAGTGTTATGTTCTTGCTTTTGAAAAGGCCAAAGGAACGTTCATAAACACATCTAATTCTGGCACGTGGAATAAGGACATTTTTTATAAATTGGGGCAAACACTTGGTAAGATCCATTTATTAGCGAAAGAGTATCAACCCTCGGATCATACGATTAAACCAAACCATTGGAATACGGGTGTGGTATTTTCTGAGCCTATTGATTATGTAAGTGCACGTGTAGCTGCCAAATGGGAGACATTTATTCATGCCATTCATCAACTGCCAATGGATATTGGGGCCTATGGGATGATTCATAATGACCTGCACCCCAAAAATTTTCATCTCTACAATAATGATATTATCCTTTTCGATTTTGGCGATTGTGAATACAACTGGTTTGTATATGATATAGCGATTGTTTTGTACCACGCCATTCAGTCACTTTCCGAGGAAGAGTCACAAAAAAGAAAGGGTTTTGCCGTTCATTTTTTAAAATCGTTTTTACAAGGATATTTCCAAGAAAATAACCTTGATAAATATTGGTTAACTAAGTTGCCGTTTTTCTTAAATTACAGGCATATTTTTTCTTATATTTATTTTCAAAGATTTTTAAATGAAGATCAGAAAAATAATAAAAAAATCAAACAAATACTTAATACTATGAAGGAAAGGATAGAGAGTGATATTCCTTATATAACGCTCTCTTACAGAGATTTCACATAA
- a CDS encoding NUDIX domain-containing protein, with the protein MKPIKKVYGYVTRIKEGKNQVLVFQHPIAEAGIQIPKGTVQHEEDTQCAVKREIEEETGLRHFQVEHLLADDLWENDDGTIHNRFFYKITVSNSEDEWDYAPTGGGEETGLTFHFFWVSSPNEVELIRGHGDYLSLIFY; encoded by the coding sequence ATGAAACCAATTAAAAAAGTCTATGGTTATGTAACACGAATTAAAGAAGGCAAAAACCAGGTGTTAGTCTTTCAGCATCCTATTGCAGAAGCTGGAATTCAAATACCAAAAGGGACTGTACAACATGAAGAAGACACGCAATGTGCAGTAAAAAGAGAAATTGAAGAAGAAACAGGATTAAGACATTTTCAAGTTGAGCATCTACTTGCTGACGATTTATGGGAGAATGATGATGGGACAATACATAACAGATTTTTTTATAAAATAACTGTCTCAAATAGTGAAGATGAATGGGATTACGCCCCAACAGGTGGTGGAGAGGAAACAGGATTAACTTTTCATTTTTTTTGGGTTTCATCTCCAAATGAGGTTGAACTTATAAGAGGACATGGAGATTATTTGAGCTTAATTTTCTATTAA
- a CDS encoding GAF domain-containing sensor histidine kinase → MRMTDKNEREQVKKLNTLKVIAEKLNEANELDIMLKEVLHELLSLIGMETGWIFLVNNSGHYTLAADVKLPPALTWQDKKPMCEGDCWCIERFNDGRLKRAVNIIECKRLENAIDYRWGETNEITHHATIPLRAGVENFGLLNVTSPKKTHFSSEELALLEAVAFQIGTAIKRIKLAETEQKMALMNERNRLARDLHDSVNQLLFSLKLTAGGAKEMTDDEKMKDMLSYMINLSQEAASEMRALIWQLRPQWLEEGVAMALMNYGKVLGIEVAINVDGVLDLSPEIEEVLWRIGQEALNNIQKHANTKHSTLNIIAKNNSVGMDIIDQGNGFDFSKMKGTGSLGLASMKERTDMIGGTFNLETAVGKGTKICVSLPI, encoded by the coding sequence ATGAGGATGACAGATAAAAATGAACGTGAACAAGTTAAGAAACTTAATACGTTAAAGGTCATTGCTGAGAAGTTAAATGAAGCAAATGAACTTGATATCATGCTTAAAGAAGTGTTACACGAACTTTTATCACTCATCGGAATGGAAACGGGATGGATTTTTTTAGTTAATAACAGTGGTCATTATACTCTAGCAGCTGATGTCAAACTTCCACCTGCGTTAACGTGGCAAGATAAAAAGCCGATGTGTGAAGGTGATTGTTGGTGCATAGAACGTTTTAATGATGGCCGGCTAAAAAGAGCCGTTAATATAATTGAATGTAAAAGGCTTGAAAATGCCATTGACTATCGCTGGGGAGAGACGAATGAGATCACCCATCATGCCACTATCCCCCTTCGTGCAGGAGTTGAAAATTTTGGCTTATTAAATGTCACCTCTCCAAAAAAGACACACTTTTCTAGTGAGGAACTAGCTCTTTTAGAAGCCGTGGCATTTCAAATTGGAACGGCCATTAAACGAATAAAATTAGCGGAAACTGAACAAAAGATGGCTTTAATGAATGAACGTAATCGACTTGCTAGAGATTTACATGATTCAGTAAACCAGCTTCTTTTTTCACTCAAGTTGACCGCTGGTGGGGCAAAAGAAATGACTGATGATGAAAAAATGAAAGACATGCTTTCCTATATGATAAACCTATCCCAAGAGGCAGCGAGTGAAATGAGAGCTCTTATTTGGCAATTACGCCCCCAATGGTTGGAAGAGGGGGTTGCAATGGCGTTAATGAATTATGGAAAAGTGCTAGGAATAGAAGTGGCTATCAACGTGGATGGCGTCCTGGATTTATCGCCAGAAATAGAAGAAGTACTGTGGCGTATAGGTCAAGAAGCACTAAACAATATTCAAAAACACGCAAACACGAAGCATTCTACATTAAATATCATCGCTAAAAATAACAGTGTGGGCATGGACATAATAGATCAAGGCAATGGATTTGATTTTTCAAAAATGAAAGGAACCGGTTCTTTAGGGTTAGCTTCCATGAAGGAACGGACAGATATGATAGGTGGCACGTTTAATTTAGAAACGGCAGTTGGTAAAGGGACAAAAATATGTGTGTCATTGCCGATTTAA
- a CDS encoding bifunctional aldolase/short-chain dehydrogenase: MVKYLWNDSDARELSPGLDELVYRSNLIGSDRAICNWGGGNTSLKTIEKDFRGREIDVMWVKGSGSDLATMSHKNFTGLNLTDIRPLMERDHMSDEEMVSYLSHCMIDSTHPRSSIETLLHAFLPYPHVDHTHPDAIISICCAHNGKEIAKEIFGDRFVWVPYVRPGFTLSKMIAEGVKNHPGADLVLMEKHGLVVWGDTAKESYDKTIAVINEAEEYIKKQGKGKCLFGGEKYSTLVREERQAILAEIMPYLRGQVYEEDAMILTYKDEPEILEFINSHGADTLSQIGAACPDHLVHTKRLPLYLDWDPATKDVTALKQAINNGIEAYKDAYKAYFERNKNEGDTMFEPSPRVILIPGLGMINTGKNLAMAQVSGALYSRAIQVMAGATTLGNFVSLNESESYEIEYWPLELYKLSLAPAEAEFSRKVVLVTGGAGGIGSETCRKFAEQGAHVAVTDLNLEGAQKVADDLNNVFGKGRAIALKMDVTNEEEIRSAYKRVALTYGGVDTIVNNAGLATSSPFEETTLKEWELNMNVLGTGYFLVAREAFKQMKEQGTGGSMVFIGSKNSVYAGKNASAYSSVKALEAHLARCIAAEGGEYGIRVNSVLPDAVLQGSAIWNSDWRLERAEAYGIDPDDLEDHYRKRTTLKVNILPTDIAEAIIFLASSKSAKTTGCMLTVDGGVPAAYTR, translated from the coding sequence ATGGTCAAATATTTATGGAATGATAGTGACGCACGTGAACTGTCCCCTGGATTAGACGAGCTTGTTTATCGCTCAAACCTTATTGGATCGGATAGGGCTATTTGTAACTGGGGTGGTGGAAACACATCATTGAAAACAATAGAAAAAGATTTTCGAGGCAGAGAGATTGATGTTATGTGGGTAAAAGGAAGCGGCTCTGATTTAGCAACGATGTCACATAAAAATTTTACTGGTTTAAACTTAACGGATATTCGTCCTTTAATGGAACGAGATCATATGTCCGATGAGGAGATGGTTTCATATCTTTCCCATTGTATGATAGACAGTACTCATCCCCGTTCATCTATTGAAACATTACTTCATGCCTTTTTACCGTATCCGCATGTGGACCATACTCATCCTGACGCTATTATTAGTATTTGTTGTGCTCATAATGGAAAAGAAATAGCAAAAGAGATTTTCGGTGACCGTTTTGTTTGGGTGCCCTATGTAAGACCAGGTTTTACACTTTCGAAGATGATTGCTGAAGGAGTGAAAAATCACCCTGGGGCAGATCTTGTGTTAATGGAAAAGCATGGCCTTGTCGTGTGGGGTGATACAGCGAAAGAAAGTTATGATAAAACGATCGCTGTCATTAATGAAGCGGAAGAATACATTAAGAAGCAAGGAAAAGGAAAGTGCCTGTTCGGTGGTGAAAAGTATTCAACATTGGTTAGGGAAGAGCGTCAAGCTATTTTAGCGGAGATTATGCCTTATTTAAGAGGACAAGTTTATGAAGAAGATGCGATGATTTTAACGTACAAGGATGAGCCGGAGATTCTTGAATTTATCAATAGCCACGGCGCTGATACATTATCTCAAATAGGTGCGGCGTGTCCTGACCATCTCGTACACACGAAACGACTGCCGTTATATCTCGATTGGGACCCTGCGACAAAAGATGTAACAGCTCTTAAACAAGCCATTAATAACGGTATTGAAGCCTATAAAGACGCCTATAAAGCTTACTTTGAGCGCAATAAAAATGAAGGGGATACGATGTTTGAACCTTCACCACGTGTCATATTAATCCCTGGTCTAGGCATGATTAATACAGGGAAAAATTTAGCGATGGCTCAAGTCAGCGGGGCGCTCTATTCTCGAGCGATTCAAGTAATGGCTGGGGCTACAACTCTCGGAAACTTTGTATCTTTAAATGAGAGCGAGTCATATGAGATCGAGTATTGGCCGTTGGAGCTTTATAAGCTATCACTTGCTCCAGCAGAAGCTGAATTTTCTCGCAAAGTTGTGCTTGTGACTGGTGGTGCAGGTGGCATCGGCAGTGAAACGTGTCGCAAGTTTGCTGAACAGGGTGCACACGTGGCAGTCACTGATTTAAATTTAGAGGGTGCACAAAAAGTAGCAGATGACTTGAACAATGTCTTCGGTAAAGGTCGAGCGATTGCACTTAAAATGGATGTGACGAATGAAGAGGAGATTCGATCAGCTTATAAGCGTGTGGCACTCACTTATGGTGGTGTCGATACGATTGTGAATAATGCTGGTCTTGCCACATCCAGCCCCTTTGAGGAAACAACATTAAAAGAATGGGAACTGAATATGAATGTCCTTGGTACAGGCTATTTTCTTGTAGCCCGTGAGGCTTTTAAACAGATGAAGGAACAAGGAACAGGCGGTAGTATGGTGTTTATTGGTTCGAAAAATTCGGTTTATGCAGGCAAAAATGCCTCTGCATACAGTTCTGTTAAAGCGTTAGAGGCTCATCTCGCCCGTTGTATTGCTGCAGAAGGAGGCGAATATGGCATTCGAGTGAATTCAGTTCTTCCAGACGCCGTTTTACAAGGGTCTGCCATTTGGAATTCTGATTGGCGTCTTGAGAGGGCTGAAGCTTATGGAATAGACCCGGATGACTTAGAAGACCATTATCGCAAACGGACGACATTGAAGGTGAACATTTTGCCAACAGACATAGCAGAAGCCATCATATTTTTAGCCTCGTCTAAATCGGCCAAAACGACAGGTTGTATGCTAACAGTGGATGGTGGAGTACCAGCAGCGTATACGAGGTAA
- a CDS encoding response regulator transcription factor: MKILIADDHHVVRRGLLFFLQTQAGLEIVGEAQNGIEAVTLVEKLQPDIVLMDLDMPNMDGTEATQKIKEQFPDVKVLILTSFSDQSHAIPAIKAGASGYQLKDVDPDELVSSIRRVYRGESPLHPKVTSHVMSHLSHGNKEEKRLSGLTKREKEVLAEIAKGKSNKEIAASLIITEKTVKTHVSNLLAKLELQDRTQAALYAVKHHL, encoded by the coding sequence ATTAAAATATTAATTGCGGATGATCACCATGTTGTTAGAAGAGGGCTCTTATTTTTTTTACAAACACAAGCTGGTCTTGAAATTGTAGGGGAAGCCCAAAATGGGATAGAAGCAGTTACATTAGTTGAGAAACTTCAACCAGATATCGTGTTAATGGATCTTGACATGCCTAACATGGATGGCACCGAAGCAACCCAAAAAATCAAGGAACAGTTCCCCGATGTAAAAGTCTTAATTTTAACAAGCTTTTCTGACCAAAGCCATGCTATTCCAGCTATCAAAGCAGGTGCCAGCGGCTATCAACTGAAAGATGTAGATCCAGATGAGTTAGTTTCTTCGATTAGACGTGTTTATAGGGGGGAAAGCCCGCTACATCCAAAAGTGACGTCTCATGTGATGTCCCATTTATCTCACGGCAATAAAGAAGAAAAACGACTAAGTGGATTAACAAAAAGGGAAAAAGAAGTATTAGCGGAAATCGCGAAAGGAAAAAGTAATAAAGAGATTGCTGCCAGTCTTATCATAACGGAAAAAACGGTGAAAACACACGTCTCCAATCTATTAGCGAAGCTGGAACTCCAAGACCGTACCCAAGCTGCGCTTTATGCGGTTAAGCATCATCTTTAA
- a CDS encoding DinB family protein: MNKTFSQFGKMGDSILKLKELPEDILSEPIKEGKWSIIQVVGHLYYWDKYNLEEMAPYMTEGADLPQFPGHDQHNEKAMAFIEGFSVASLIDRFVQTRKELTEELSKVGKGVRFTIGGGKRKFSAESFVKIFIKHDDHHLKQIHEKLQ; the protein is encoded by the coding sequence ATGAATAAAACATTCAGTCAGTTTGGAAAAATGGGTGATAGTATTTTGAAGTTAAAAGAACTCCCTGAAGACATACTATCTGAACCTATTAAAGAAGGAAAATGGTCAATCATACAAGTGGTTGGACATTTATACTATTGGGATAAATATAATCTTGAAGAGATGGCACCGTATATGACTGAAGGGGCTGATTTACCACAGTTCCCAGGCCATGACCAACATAATGAAAAGGCAATGGCTTTTATTGAAGGTTTTTCTGTTGCATCTCTTATTGATCGTTTTGTACAAACTCGAAAAGAACTTACTGAAGAATTATCTAAAGTCGGGAAAGGTGTAAGATTCACTATTGGCGGGGGAAAAAGGAAATTCTCAGCAGAAAGTTTTGTTAAAATATTCATTAAGCACGATGACCACCATCTAAAACAAATTCATGAGAAATTACAATAA
- a CDS encoding CPBP family intramembrane metalloprotease, which yields MFLLNKNILLLLLSLAFFLGIIVISYSNWIGIGVIVFFLLMIYTIKQEYRQLTSIFIAFLVSYLVYQLINSYIENYNMSKEINVLLNRVLLLIIVAGLGLVQFFRKKKISFFNRKPNFNRSIVMPFHSIKLSYFMLISLIISGISFLPFIIQQELSNIKSLIIFCLLFSIINATLEELIWRGLMLASLKDYVSIISRVMITSIGFGLLHLAVGIPLIISLLFSFGGAFYAFVVIQTESIYPAIIFHFIVNIGMVLSGLIL from the coding sequence TTGTTTTTATTGAATAAAAATATTCTTTTACTTTTATTATCCTTAGCGTTTTTTCTTGGGATAATCGTTATTTCTTACAGTAATTGGATCGGTATAGGGGTTATAGTTTTCTTTCTACTTATGATCTACACTATAAAACAGGAATATCGTCAATTAACCTCCATCTTTATTGCTTTCCTTGTCAGTTATTTAGTTTATCAGCTTATAAATAGCTATATAGAAAACTATAACATGTCCAAAGAGATAAATGTGTTACTCAATAGAGTTTTACTACTTATTATTGTTGCTGGATTAGGTTTAGTTCAGTTCTTTAGAAAAAAGAAAATATCCTTCTTTAACAGGAAACCTAATTTCAATCGTTCTATTGTGATGCCTTTTCATTCCATTAAGCTATCCTATTTTATGCTAATTAGTCTCATTATCTCTGGAATATCTTTTCTCCCGTTTATTATTCAACAGGAACTAAGTAATATTAAATCCCTTATTATTTTTTGTTTATTGTTTTCAATTATCAATGCAACTCTTGAAGAACTTATATGGCGGGGGCTTATGCTAGCAAGTTTGAAAGACTATGTTTCCATTATAAGTAGGGTTATGATTACAAGCATTGGTTTTGGTTTACTGCATCTTGCTGTAGGAATCCCTTTAATTATTAGTTTGCTTTTTTCTTTTGGCGGAGCATTTTATGCTTTTGTTGTAATACAAACCGAAAGTATTTATCCTGCAATAATATTTCATTTTATTGTAAATATCGGAATGGTTTTAAGTGGATTGATTCTTTAA
- a CDS encoding aminoglycoside 6-adenylyltransferase, with protein sequence MRNEQEMFELIISVAKNDERIRAVYMNGSRTNPNVPKDIFQDYDIVYVVTDTSSFIKDEHWIEIYGDVLMKQEPDKLDKGKGLDANFERTYAYLMLFTDGNRIDLRIQTTEAMLEEYGEDKLTIPLLDKDAILPSIPPPSDLDYHVNKPTEGQYDSCTNNFWWCLQNVAKGIRRDELPYSKLMFEYTTRVALDEMVNWWIGIENDFQVSTGKMGKYFKKYLPESYWEMYINTYSDSDYENMWQSVFIACKLFRILSHDVANHFHFSYPVEDDNNITKYLRHLRDLPANAKEIY encoded by the coding sequence ATGAGGAATGAGCAAGAAATGTTTGAATTAATAATTTCAGTTGCAAAAAACGACGAAAGAATTAGAGCTGTCTATATGAATGGATCAAGAACGAATCCAAATGTTCCAAAGGATATTTTTCAAGATTACGATATTGTATATGTTGTAACGGACACGTCTTCATTCATTAAAGATGAGCACTGGATTGAGATATATGGGGATGTACTTATGAAACAAGAACCAGATAAACTCGACAAAGGCAAAGGTCTGGATGCGAATTTTGAGCGTACATACGCCTATTTGATGTTATTTACAGACGGGAATCGGATTGATCTGCGTATTCAAACAACTGAGGCAATGCTTGAAGAGTATGGAGAAGATAAACTCACTATCCCATTATTGGATAAAGATGCTATTTTACCTTCTATACCACCACCCTCGGATCTCGACTATCACGTTAATAAACCAACAGAGGGGCAATATGATAGTTGCACTAATAATTTTTGGTGGTGTCTACAAAATGTTGCAAAAGGAATACGGCGTGATGAGCTACCCTATTCAAAATTAATGTTTGAATATACAACAAGGGTTGCTTTGGACGAGATGGTCAACTGGTGGATTGGAATAGAGAATGATTTTCAAGTTTCAACAGGAAAAATGGGAAAATACTTTAAAAAATACCTTCCTGAATCATATTGGGAGATGTACATAAACACGTACTCTGATTCAGACTATGAAAATATGTGGCAATCAGTTTTTATTGCTTGTAAATTGTTCCGAATTCTATCACATGATGTAGCTAATCACTTCCATTTTTCCTATCCTGTTGAGGATGATAACAATATTACGAAATACCTTAGACACTTAAGAGACTTGCCTGCTAACGCTAAGGAAATATACTGA